One window of the Triticum dicoccoides isolate Atlit2015 ecotype Zavitan chromosome 3B, WEW_v2.0, whole genome shotgun sequence genome contains the following:
- the LOC119282415 gene encoding serine/threonine protein kinase OSK4-like isoform X2 produces MDGNTRGGRHSEALKNYNLRKILGHGTFGKVMIAEHKLTGHKVAIKILNRRQMEIMEMEEKAKREIKILRLFIDLIHPHIIRVYEVIETPKDIFVVMEYCQNGELLDYIVEKGRLQEDEARRIFQQIISGVEYCHRNMVVHHDLKPENLLLDSKYNVKLVDFGLSNVMHDGHFLKTSCGSLNYAAPELISGNLYAGPEVDVWSCGVILYALLCGKVPFEDDNIPKLFKKIKGGFYILPSYLSDLAMDLIPRILVVDPMKRITIREIRDHPWFQNRLPRYLAVPPPNTPQQAKMINEDTLQNVVNLGYDKDHVGGSLCNRLQNEATIAYYLLLDNRFRATSDYLGADCQQPMDRSFNQITLSESARPSTKNYLPGSNDSQGSGLRSYYPVQRKWALGLQSPAQPRDIMIEVLKALQELNVRWKKNGHHNMKCRWCPGFPQVSDMLDANHSFVDGSTIMDTGDANGRLPVEIKFEIQLYKTKDDKYLLDMQRVTGPQLLFLEFCAAFLTSLRVL; encoded by the exons ATGGATGGGAACACCAGAGGAGGCCGACATTCTGAAGCATTGAAGAACTACAATCTGCGAAAAATATTAGGTCATGGCACATTCGGAAAAGTGATGATTGCAGAGCATAAGCTTACAGGGCACAAAGTTGCTATAAAGATTCTGAACCGTCGTCAAATGGAAATTATGGAAATGGAAGAGAAAG CAAAGAGAGAAATCAAGATATTGAGGTTGTTCATTGACTTAATTCACCCTCATATCATCCGGGTTTATGAGGTCATTGAGACACCTAAGGATATATTTGTTGTGATGGAATATTGCCAGAATGGTGAGTTATTGGATTACATTGTTGAGAAAGGGCGGTTACAGGAAGATGAGGCTCGTCGAATCTTTCAGCAG ATTATATCTGGTGTTGAATACTGTCACAGAAACATGGTTGTTCATCATGATCTAAAGCCAGAAAACCTGTTACTTGATTCTAAATATAATGTGAAACTTGTTGACTTTGGGTTAAGTAATGTGATGCATGATGGCCATTTTTTGAAGACTAGCTGCGGGAGTCTAAACTATGCTGCACCAGAG CTCATCTCAGGTAACTTGTACGCTGGACCTGAGGTTGATGTCTGGAGCTGTGGAGTGATACTTTATGCTCTTCTTTGTGGCAAAGTTCCATTTGAGGATGACAATATTCCCAAGTTGTTCAAAAAGATAAAG GGAGGTTTCTATATCCTTCCAAGTTATTTATCTGATCTTGCAATGGATTTGATCCCAAGAATACTTGTTGTTGATCCCATGAAGAGAATCACAATTCGTGAAATTAGAGACCACCCATGGTTTCAGAATCGCCTTCCTCGCTACCTGGCAGTGCCTCCACCAAACACGCCACAGCAAGCCAAAATG ATTAATGAAGATACACTTCAAAACGTTGTCAACCTGGGATATGATAAAGATCATGTGGGTGGATCGCTGTGTAATAGGCTGCAAAATGAG GCAACTATTGCATattacttgctcttggacaatcgttTCCGGGCAACTAGTGACTATTTGGGCGCTGACTGCCAACAACCAATG GATAGGAGCTTTAATCAGATTACGTTATCGGAATCAGCAAGGCCAAGTACCAAGAATTATCTTCCAGGAAGCAATGATTCTCAAGGCAGTGGCTTGCGGTCATATTACCCCGTTCAAAGGAAATGGGCTCTTGGCCTCCAG TCTCCAGCTCAACCTCGTGATATAATGATTGAGGTTCTAAAGGCACTTCAGGAATTAAATGTCCGCTGGAAGAAGAATGGACACCACAACATGAAATGCAGGTGGTGCCCTGGGTTTCCTCAGGTCAGTGATATGTTAGATGCCAACCACAGCTTTGTTGATGGCTCTACCATCATGGATACTGGCGATGCTAATGGGAGGCTACCTGTTGAGATCAAGTTTGAAATCCAG CTTTACAAGACCAAGGATGACAAGTACCTGCTGGATATGCAGAGAGTTACTGGACCTCAGCTCCTCTTCCTGGAATTTTGTGCTGCCTTCCTTACCAGCCTTAGGGTTCTATAG
- the LOC119282415 gene encoding serine/threonine protein kinase OSK4-like isoform X1, whose product MDGNTRGGRHSEALKNYNLRKILGHGTFGKVMIAEHKLTGHKVAIKILNRRQMEIMEMEEKAKREIKILRLFIDLIHPHIIRVYEVIETPKDIFVVMEYCQNGELLDYIVEKGRLQEDEARRIFQQIISGVEYCHRNMVVHHDLKPENLLLDSKYNVKLVDFGLSNVMHDGHFLKTSCGSLNYAAPEVFAYLYYLTPYSHTSSHTSSALIALTRISAQLISGNLYAGPEVDVWSCGVILYALLCGKVPFEDDNIPKLFKKIKGGFYILPSYLSDLAMDLIPRILVVDPMKRITIREIRDHPWFQNRLPRYLAVPPPNTPQQAKMINEDTLQNVVNLGYDKDHVGGSLCNRLQNEATIAYYLLLDNRFRATSDYLGADCQQPMDRSFNQITLSESARPSTKNYLPGSNDSQGSGLRSYYPVQRKWALGLQSPAQPRDIMIEVLKALQELNVRWKKNGHHNMKCRWCPGFPQVSDMLDANHSFVDGSTIMDTGDANGRLPVEIKFEIQLYKTKDDKYLLDMQRVTGPQLLFLEFCAAFLTSLRVL is encoded by the exons ATGGATGGGAACACCAGAGGAGGCCGACATTCTGAAGCATTGAAGAACTACAATCTGCGAAAAATATTAGGTCATGGCACATTCGGAAAAGTGATGATTGCAGAGCATAAGCTTACAGGGCACAAAGTTGCTATAAAGATTCTGAACCGTCGTCAAATGGAAATTATGGAAATGGAAGAGAAAG CAAAGAGAGAAATCAAGATATTGAGGTTGTTCATTGACTTAATTCACCCTCATATCATCCGGGTTTATGAGGTCATTGAGACACCTAAGGATATATTTGTTGTGATGGAATATTGCCAGAATGGTGAGTTATTGGATTACATTGTTGAGAAAGGGCGGTTACAGGAAGATGAGGCTCGTCGAATCTTTCAGCAG ATTATATCTGGTGTTGAATACTGTCACAGAAACATGGTTGTTCATCATGATCTAAAGCCAGAAAACCTGTTACTTGATTCTAAATATAATGTGAAACTTGTTGACTTTGGGTTAAGTAATGTGATGCATGATGGCCATTTTTTGAAGACTAGCTGCGGGAGTCTAAACTATGCTGCACCAGAGGTATTCGCCTATTTGTATTATTTAACACCTTATTCTCATACTTCTTCGCACACATCGTCTGCGCTAATAGCTTTAACGAGAATTTCTGCGCAGCTCATCTCAGGTAACTTGTACGCTGGACCTGAGGTTGATGTCTGGAGCTGTGGAGTGATACTTTATGCTCTTCTTTGTGGCAAAGTTCCATTTGAGGATGACAATATTCCCAAGTTGTTCAAAAAGATAAAG GGAGGTTTCTATATCCTTCCAAGTTATTTATCTGATCTTGCAATGGATTTGATCCCAAGAATACTTGTTGTTGATCCCATGAAGAGAATCACAATTCGTGAAATTAGAGACCACCCATGGTTTCAGAATCGCCTTCCTCGCTACCTGGCAGTGCCTCCACCAAACACGCCACAGCAAGCCAAAATG ATTAATGAAGATACACTTCAAAACGTTGTCAACCTGGGATATGATAAAGATCATGTGGGTGGATCGCTGTGTAATAGGCTGCAAAATGAG GCAACTATTGCATattacttgctcttggacaatcgttTCCGGGCAACTAGTGACTATTTGGGCGCTGACTGCCAACAACCAATG GATAGGAGCTTTAATCAGATTACGTTATCGGAATCAGCAAGGCCAAGTACCAAGAATTATCTTCCAGGAAGCAATGATTCTCAAGGCAGTGGCTTGCGGTCATATTACCCCGTTCAAAGGAAATGGGCTCTTGGCCTCCAG TCTCCAGCTCAACCTCGTGATATAATGATTGAGGTTCTAAAGGCACTTCAGGAATTAAATGTCCGCTGGAAGAAGAATGGACACCACAACATGAAATGCAGGTGGTGCCCTGGGTTTCCTCAGGTCAGTGATATGTTAGATGCCAACCACAGCTTTGTTGATGGCTCTACCATCATGGATACTGGCGATGCTAATGGGAGGCTACCTGTTGAGATCAAGTTTGAAATCCAG CTTTACAAGACCAAGGATGACAAGTACCTGCTGGATATGCAGAGAGTTACTGGACCTCAGCTCCTCTTCCTGGAATTTTGTGCTGCCTTCCTTACCAGCCTTAGGGTTCTATAG
- the LOC119282414 gene encoding germin-like protein 1-3, producing MAPKQLPTVLLAVCTTFLALAGPLLAGDPDMLQDYCVADYKSLDGPLRLNGFPCKRPENVTADDFFSAALAFPGNTGNPVGSAVTAANVEKLPGLNTLGVSMSRVDYAPWGVNPPHTHPRATEIIYVLEGSLDVGFVTTAGKLFSRTVCKGELFVFPRGLVHYQKNNGGAPAAAISAFNSQLPGTQSLALAMFAASPPVPTDVLARALQIDGGLVEAIKSKFPPK from the exons ATGGCGCCCAAGCAGCTCCCTACCGTCCTCCTCGCCGTCTGCACCACCTTCCTGGCTCTCGCCGGGCCATTGCTCGCCGGCGACCCCGACATGCTCCAGGACTACTGCGTCGCCGACTACAAATCCCTCGACGGCC CACTTCGTCTGAATGGGTTCCCGTGCAAGAGGCCGGAGAACGTGACGGCGGACGACTTCTTCTCAGCCGCGCTGGCATTCCCGGGTAACACGGGCAACCCGGTCGGCTCCGCGGTGACGGCGGCGAACGTGGAGAAGCTCCCGGGACTCAACACGCTGGGCGTCTCCATGTCGCGCGTGGACTACGCGCCGTGGGGCGTGAACCCACCGCACACCCACCCACGCGCCACCGAGATCATCTACGTGCTGGAGGGCTCCCTCGACGTCGGCTTCGTCACCACCGCCGGCAAGCTCTTCTCCCGCACCGTCTGCAAGGGCGAGCTTTTCGTCTTCCCCCGCGGCCTCGTCCACTACCAGAAGAACAacggaggcgcgccggccgccgccaTCTCGGCCTTCAACAGCCAGCTTCCGGGCACGCAGTCCCTCGCCCTAGCGATGTTCGCAGCCTCGCCACCGGTGCCCACGGACGTGCTGGCCAGGGCGCTCCAGATCGACGGCGGCCTGGTGGAGGCCATCAAGTCCAAGTTCCCGCCAAAGTAA